Proteins encoded together in one Altererythrobacter epoxidivorans window:
- a CDS encoding PaaI family thioesterase, whose amino-acid sequence MPDNSSAALTAYARSLGIEVSDHEDGVPVLTVGFGPVIEGRPGAFHGGATSGLLETAGYAALRARLASDGRDPQLKPINITVQFLSAGKQKTTYAKGRITRLGRRNANVSVEAWQDDRDRPIATAIMNVLMADREG is encoded by the coding sequence GTGCCCGATAACAGCTCCGCAGCCCTGACCGCCTATGCCCGTTCGCTGGGCATCGAAGTATCGGACCACGAAGACGGCGTCCCGGTGCTGACTGTCGGGTTCGGCCCGGTGATCGAAGGGAGGCCGGGGGCGTTTCACGGCGGCGCGACCAGCGGATTGCTGGAAACGGCAGGCTATGCCGCCTTGCGCGCCCGGCTCGCCAGCGACGGCCGCGATCCACAGCTCAAACCGATCAACATAACGGTCCAGTTCCTGAGCGCGGGCAAGCAGAAGACCACCTACGCCAAGGGGCGGATCACCCGGCTCGGCCGACGCAATGCCAATGTTTCGGTAGAGGCGTGGCAGGACGACCGCGACCGCCCGATCGCCACCGCCATCATGAATGTGCTGATGGCCGACCGCGAGGGCTAG